The Aptenodytes patagonicus chromosome 25, bAptPat1.pri.cur, whole genome shotgun sequence genome window below encodes:
- the HMG20B gene encoding SWI/SNF-related matrix-associated actin-dependent regulator of chromatin subfamily E member 1-related, with the protein MAHSAKQLPAGMLHATGKAQHGNFLVAIKQEKGESARTSGEKPHGEEEPVKKRGWPKGKKRKKILPNGPKAPVTGYVRFLNERREQIRTQHPDLPFPEITKMLGAEWSKLQLSEKQRYLDEAEREKQQYMKELREYQQSEAYKMCTEKIQEKKIKKEDAGSAAVNTLLNGHPHKAGECSDTFSTFDVPIFTEEFLDQNKAREAELRRLRKMNTEFEEQNAILQKHTESMNCAKEKLEQELAQEERQTLALQQQLQSVRQALTASFASLPIPGTGETPTLSTLDFYMAKLHSAIESNPLQHEKLVVRIKEILSRIASEHL; encoded by the exons aTGGCCCACAGCGccaagcagctgcctgctgggatgCT ACATGCCACAGGCAAAGCTCAGCATGGAAACTTCCTGGTGGCCATCAAGCAGGAGAAGGGAGAGTCGGCACGGACGAGCGGTGAGAAGCCGCACGGCGAGGAGGAG CCGGTGAAGAAGAGGGGCTGGCCCAAgggcaagaagaggaagaagatccTTCCCAACGGCCCCAAAGCCCCCGTGACGGGCTACGTGCGTTTTCTGAACGAGCGGCGTGAGCAGATCCGCACACAGCATCCTGACCTGCCCTTCCCGGAGATCACCAAAATGCTGGGGGCTGAGTGGAGCAAGCTGCAGCTTTCAGAGAAGCAG CGGTATCTGGACGAAGCGGAGCGGGAGAAGCAGCAGTACATGAAGGAGCTGCGGGAATACCAGCAGTCAGAGGCCTACAAGATGTGCACGGAGAAGATCCAGGAGAAAAAGATCAAAAAAG aGGACGCGGGCTCTGCGGCAGTGAACACCCTGCTGAACGGGCACCCGCACAAG GCTGGCGAGTGCAGTGACACCTTCTCCACCTTCGACGTGCCCATCTTCACGGAGGAGTTCTTGGACCAAAACAAAG CCCGGGAGGCCGAGCTGCGCCGCCTGCGGAAGATGAACACGGAGTTTGAGGAGCAGAACGCCATCCTGCAGAAGCACACGGAGAGCATGAACTGTGCCAAGGagaagctggagcaggagctggcccAGGAGGAGAGGCAGACCCTggccttgcagcagcagctccagtctGTGCGGCAGGCCCTCACCGCCAGCTTCGCCTCCCTGCCCATCCCGG GCACCGGGGAAACCCCCACGCTGAGCACTCTGGACTTCTACATGGCCAAACTGCACAGCGCCATCGAGAGCAACCCGCTGCAGCATGAGAAACTGGTGGTGCGCATCAAGGAGATCCTGTCCCGGATAGCCAG CGAACACTTGTGA
- the TBXA2R gene encoding thromboxane A2 receptor — protein sequence MGWGDMEPPNGSAAGRSDTCFGVFNASDGRDNAQNSITSPWFSTAFGLIGLCSNLFALCVLLSSSRKLSSRARSSFLVFLCGLVVTDFMGLLVTASVIIPYHFIKFTWTKVDPGCHLCNFLGFSMVFFGQCPLLLGATMAGERFFGINHPFSRSTSISKRRAWSIVGLVWGFSCLLGLLPVLGLGRYTLQYPGSWCFLTLLPDTGNVIFCLLFALLGIFSVLLSFIFNTVSVVTLCRVYHDRESVQRRRDSEVEMMVQLVGIMIIATICWMPLLIFIIQTVLQQLPASGQIQMLPMETQKMLLIYIRMVTWNQILDPWVYILFRRAVLQRVYPSLRPRPSIFSLYPVLNPSLGRKLTADSVLQ from the exons atggggtggggggataTGGAGCCCCCCAACGGCAGCGCGGCCGGCCGGTCAGACACGTGCTTCGGAGTGTTCAACGCCAGTGACGGCCGCGACAATGCGCAGAACAGCATCACCTCACCCTGGTTCTCCACTGCCTTCGGCCTCATCGGCCTCTGCTCCAACCTCTTCGCCCTCTGCGTCCTGCTCAGCTCCTCCCGCAAGCTGTCCAGCCGGGCCCGCTCCTCCTTCCTCGTTTTCCTCTGCGGGCTGGTGGTCACGGACTTCATGGGGCTGCTGGTGACGGCCTCAGTCATCATCCCCTATCACTTCATCAAGTTCACCTGGACCAAAGTGGACCCTGGCTGCCACCTCTGCAACTTCCTCGGCTTCTCCATGGTCTTCTTCGGGCAGTGCCCGCTGCTGCTGGGGGCCACCATGGCTGGCGAGAGGTTCTTCGGCATCAACCACCCCTTCTCCCGCTCCACCAGCATCTCCAAGCGTCGCGCCTGGTCCATCGTGGGGCTGGTGTGGGGcttctcctgcctgctggggctgctgccggtgctggggctAGGGCGGTACACGCTGCAGTACCCTGGCTCCTGGTGCTTCCTCACCCTCCTGCCTGACACCGGCAACGTCATCTTCtgcctgctctttgccctgctggGCATCTTCTCCGTGCTGCTCTCCTTCATCTTCAACACAGTCAGCGTGGTGACACTCTGCCGTGTCTACCATGACCGGGAGTCGGTGCAGCGGCGCCGGGACAGCGAGGTGGAGATGATGGTGCAGCTCGTGGGCATCATGATCATTGCCACCATCTGCTGGATGCCCCTCCTG atcttCATTATCCAGACGGTCCTGCAGCAGCTGCCGGCCAGCGGCCAGATCCAGATGCTGCCCATGGAGACGCAGAAGATGCTGCTCATCTACATCCGCATGGTCACCTGGAACCAGATCCTGGACCCCTGGGTCTACATCCTCTTCCGACGGGCCGTGCTGCAGCGCGTCTACCCCAGCCTGCGCCCCCGGCCTTCCATCTTCTCCCTCTACCCCGTCCTCAACCCCTCCCTGGGCCGCAAGCTCACCGCTGACTCCGTCCTGCAGTAG
- the GIPC3 gene encoding PDZ domain-containing protein GIPC3 — translation MRRAGRRGRQAQEGSPMENGVGQEPGAPEPPAAEGIPAPRPSRARPRLVFHTQLAHGSPTGRIEGFTNVKELYAKIAEVFSISPTEILFCTLNTHKVDMQKLLGGQIGLEDFIFAHVRGETKEVEVTKTEDALGLTITDNGAGYAFIKRIKEGSIINRIQTVCVGDSIEAINDHTIVGCRHYEVARMLRELPQAQPFTLRLVQPKKAFDMIGQRTRSSKSPGEGRVASGKETLRLRAQGLATLEEGPSPFEEEAARRVDDLLESYMGIRDSELASTMVEVAKESPSMAQLARGLDSVLGEFAFPQEFVAEVWGAVCHPKAGQE, via the exons AtgcggcgggcgggcaggcgcgGCAGGCAGGCCCAGGAGGGCAGCCCCATGGAGAACGGCGTGGGGCAGGAGCCAGGGGCCCCCGAGCCACCTGCTGCCGAGGGCATCCCAGCCCCCCGACCCTCCCGTGCCCGCCCTCGGCTGGTGTTCCACACGCAGCTGGCCCACGGCAGCCCCACGGGGCGCATCGAGGGCTTCACCAACGTCAAGGAGCTCTACGCCAAAATCGCTGAGGTCTTCAGCATCTCGCCCACCGAG ATCCTCTTTTGCACGCTCAACACACACAAAGTGGACATGCAGAAGCTGCTGGGGGGACAGATCGGCCTGGAGGACTTCATCTTCGCTCATGTCCGGGGCGAGACGAAGGAGGTGGAGGTGACCAAGACGGAGGATGCGCTTGGCCTCACCATCACGGACAACGGGGCCGGCTATGCTTTCATCAAG AGAATCAAGGAAGGGAGCATCATCAACCGTATCCAGACGGTGTGCGTGGGCGACAGCATCGAGGCCATCAATGACCACACCATCGTGGGCTGCCGGCACTACGAGGTGGCCCGGATGCTGCGGGAGCTGCCCCAGGCTCAGCCCTTCACCCTCCGCCTGGTGCAGCCCAAAAAGGCCTTCG ACATGATCGGGCAGAGGACGCGGAGCAGCAAGTCCCCAGGCGAGGGCAGAGTGGCCAGTGGGAAGGAAACGCTGCGGCTGCGGGCGCAGGGCCTGGCCACGCTGGAGGAGGGG cccagccccttcGAGGAAGAAGCTGCCCGCCGGGTGGATGACCTGCTGGAGAGCTACATGGGCATCCGCGACAGCGAGCTGG cctcgaCGATGGTGGAGGTGGCAAAGGAgagccccagcatggcccagctCGCCCGTGGCTTGGACTCAGTGCTGGGCGAGTTTGCCTTCCCCCAGGAGTTCGTGGCTGAGGTGTGGGGGGCCGTCTGCCACCCCAAGGCGGGGCAGGAGTAG